A stretch of Rhipicephalus sanguineus isolate Rsan-2018 unplaced genomic scaffold, BIME_Rsan_1.4 Seq559, whole genome shotgun sequence DNA encodes these proteins:
- the LOC119377731 gene encoding cholinesterase 1 encodes MFTVLAINATILLGIAGIVLLTTETRKRHEEQQYSVRAEGNGSLVVLTTAGLVQGVEITAHGRTLHAFYGIPYADPPVGELRFLHPVRRTPSKNVTIATEMRPACPQESYWFNTEYVNASSFDEDCLHLNLWTPSVRANDTLRPVVVYLHGGGFQNGGNNLRIYDGSHFSALGDVVVVVPNYRVNVFGFLYVGTSDAPGNQGLWDQRLALLWVRDNARAFGGDPERVTLMGQSAGSISVGYHVLSPLTRHLFQRAIMQSGTPFYKVEENQITGPEKARRMAARLCGPHLLRRPMGHVVECLRNQTTQKLLGAVKMVLGLKASSFIPVSGDDLLPKDPLATMANGSAPPVDLLIGVNENEGTYFLYKLYQTMGITDPFVMSNRQHVTIVKLLVNYALWEAPEDLIEGLLANVKDGTSTPDIVRHLADGIGDVAMRCPTQYFSEFVLRQRGSHLYHYVYSYRPLKASFWPPWMGVTHFDEFPFVWGYVFDRPELATPRDTDFSQLLIGLWSSFVHNRTMETGKTLWPPNERQLATTLRLVEQPLVQSAGSTQTCTLLRKYIVPYRMNNPANAEA; translated from the exons ATGTTTACAGTGCTCGCGATAAACGCAACCATACTGCTTGGAATTGCGGGAATCGTCCTGCTCACGACAGAGACCAGAAAGCGACACGAAGAACAGCAGTACAGTGTCCGCGCAGAAGGCAACGGCAGCCTGGTTGTGCTGACGACCGCAGGCCTCGTTCAGGGTGTCGAGATCACAGCGCATGGAAGGACTTTGCACGCCTTTTACGGCATACCTTACGCCGACCCTCCCGTCGGAGAGCTGCGTTTTCTGCATCCTGTGCGAAGGACGCCCTCCAAAAATGTCACAATAGCAACCGAGATGAGGCCCGCCTGTCCGCAGGAGTCCTACTGgttcaacacggagtacgttaaCGCCTCGAGCTTCGACGAAGACTGTCTCCATCTGAACTTGTGGACGCCCAGTGTCCGCGCAAACGACACACTGCGACCCGTTGTCGTGTATCTTCACGGCGGGGGCTTCCAAAACGGCGGCAACAACCTTCGCATCTACGACGGTAGCCACTTCTCCGCGCTGGGCGACGTCGTGGTCGTGGTGCCCAATTACAGGGTCAATGTGTTCGGCTTCTTGTACGTCGGTACGTCAGACGCCCCCGGTAACCAAGGCCTGTGGGACCAACGCCTCGCGCTGCTCTGGGTGCGGGACAACGCGCGCGCTTTCGGCGGGGACCCAGAGCGCGtgacgctgatgggacagagcGCTGGATCGATCTCCGTCGGCTATCACGTCCTGTCACCGCTCACGCGACACCTATTTCAGCGAGCCATTATGCAGAGTGGTACGCCCTTCTACAAGGTAGAAGAGAACCAAATCACGGGACCGGAGAAGGCGAGGCGAATGGCGGCCAGGCTCTGTGGACCACATCTCCTGCGAAGGCCCATGGGGCACGTGGTTGAATGCCTCAGGAACCAGACGACTCAGAAGCTCCTGGGTGCCGTCAAGATGGTGCTGGGGCTCAAGGCGTCGTCCTTTATACCTGTTTCCGGGGACGACCTGCTGCCCAAGGACCCGCTCGCAACCATGGCTAACGGCAGTGCGCCTCCGGTGGACCTGCTGATAGGTGTGAACGAGAACGAGGGCACGTACTTCCTGTACAAGCTGTACCAAACCATGGGTATCACCGACCCTTTCGTCATGAGCAACAGGCAGCACGTGACCATCGTGAAGCTCCTTGTCAACTATGCCCTATGGGAGGCACCCGAGGACCTCATCGAGGGTCTACTGGCCAACGTTAAA GATGGCACGTCAACGCCAGACATAGTTCGACACTTGGCCGATGGGATCGGGGACGTGGCCATGCGATGCCCGACGCAGTACTTCTCGGAGTTCGTGCTGCGCCAGCGGGGCTCGCACCTCTACCACTACGTGTACTCCTACCGGCCGCTCAAGGCCAGCTTCTGGCCACCCTGGATGGGCGTCACGCACTTCGACGAGTTCCCTTTCGTCTGGGGATACGTGTTCGACCGGCCCGAGCTAGCAACGCCGCGTGACACAGATTTCAGCCAGCTGCTGATCGGCCTCTGGAGCTCGTTCGTTCACAATCG CACCATGGAGACGGGGAAGACGTTATGGCCGCCGAACGAGCGGCAGCTGGCCACGACCCTTCGGCTCGTGGAGCAACCCCTGGTTCAGAGTGCTGGCTCGACGCAAACGTGCACCTTGCTACGCAAGTACATCGTACCTTACAGGATGAACAACCCGGCGAACGCTGAAGCCTAG